Part of the Carassius auratus strain Wakin chromosome 8, ASM336829v1, whole genome shotgun sequence genome is shown below.
CTTTAAGTCGAGTTCAAACCAAGAAGCTTTGTGTTACTCAGCGTGAGGAATTTGCGCGACCGTCTTAAATACGAGCTAAATCTGCCATATGTAGAACTCACGACTGCACGGATTCCTATTGGAATTAATGGATTTCGCCACAAAATTTCACtgatcaaaattaaatatttttaatggtaaaaaaaaaaaaaaaaaaggtccataGTCTACTGTCAATAATGTAGTTATTTATGAAGCACGACTCAAATAAATTTTAAACCAAGCAACGTTCTGTTGGCCAATGTGGCGAATTCATATGACCAATTTGAAAAAGTTGCTAAATATTTCACTCCCGTGTGAAATTCTCCATTGATTTGGATTTCCTACtgaaattatcatttttaattcgAAAACATTGTGTTGGTCAATGTGGCGAAATCACAACTAATTTGAAACCATTGTAAAAATCCACACTCCCGTGAAATTTCCCTTTGCGTGGATTTGCGAGGAAAATTTGCCGAACAGTAAATAAGACCACACATCCCAGCATAATTGCTCTCATAAAATGCTAAGAAAAACTGATGCTACTTTAAGCACAGATCATGTACATAGCACATGAATTGTCACCATACAGTTAATTTGTGCACATCTGGAAACATATGCATATTCAGTTTAAAAGGGATTTGGTAGAAGATACTTTGCATTGTAGAAAACCTAGGTCTTGTGTTGTAATCAAGCCTTGCATATAGACTAGTATCTGAAGAGTGATTATTAGTCTTTTGCATAAGTATCCACACAGGTAGTTAAAGGCAGACTGtagggttgttgttttttagcaCTGTCAGTCTGTTGTGTGCATGTTGGTGTGTCTGAATGAGGGCCCATGTATCGTTTGAGTGATTGCGTGCTTTCTGTTGGGATTTTTCTGTCCCGAATACAGTTGTGACATATTGTACTAATTTATATACTAaccaaataaacatataaaaaactaataatgtgGTATGCTCATGGTTTTGCATTCGAAAGATCTCAAAATCAGCATATAGTCACATAGAATCAGATCCTTTATTAAGTACAGCCACTTGAGGCATTTGCACAGGAAATCAACATCTTAAACACAGAATACAGTGTGGCATATGCATAAAAGTACCAGGTATAGGTTCATATGCAGATCTTGTAGTGTTCTTCATTCATAAGAAGAGTGAGCACATACAGTGTAAAGTCTACATTAAAATGATTCAGCCCCTGCTTATCTCAAATTTATCATGTTGTGAAAGAAGCCCCGTATGCGGGATTGTTTGTCGGCTTTTTCCCTGTGTAAACTTGGCAGTCTTCTTCTGCTTGGAATGGTAGCTTGGTAAACCACACCTCCTCAACATCTGGAAGCTCCTCCCTCTCCTAAAACCACACCTTCTCGGTCCACTCCAGCACCAATTAATCATTTCCATTGTTTCTGTTAAGTCACCGTACTTcgtcttttaaaacatttttcagtaggaaaaaaaaaaaaaaaaaaaaaaggaaatacaagTGCAGGAAGCTCCTTAAGAGGTAACACTGCTTCTGATTGGATAATATTTAACTAGAGTAGTTGTCTCTTCTTCTGTGGGGTACGGCTCAGTTATTGCTGGGTGAAGCTGAGGACAGAAATTGCCAAATGAAAGGCGGGACTTGAACTTTGCGTGATGGAACAGAAGATTAGTAGGAAGAGTGAGGTTCATGGCCTGTCGGAAGAGTCGCGGTGAAGTCGGCTCAAGTGTTGCGTGGCATCTCGCACTGTTCACAGCGGTGCAGGGCGGGGTGGTTAAGAAACGTGCAGCTTTCACAGTTCCACTGAGCGCCTTCAAAATCCTCGTCCCTCTGTACGACCGGAGGCTTCACTAGATAGAGGAGACAAAACATTATGAAACGGcatgcacacatttatttattgctgCTGTCAGCTACACTTGAAGGCTTGAGGAAGATCTAGTGTTCTGCCATGCCCATTGCCAATTTGGGCCACTGGCCTCACATAGCAACAAAAGAGTGATGAAAATAGAACCAGGGTGCAAGAAACACTATATCATCATAAGCAACCCAACACCCTCCACTTTACTGGTGTAGTCAGAGGTCAGGACAAATCTGACAGGATATTCAGAGCAAAGAGCTCATTTTAGCTCAATGGAGGTTAGTCTAGATACTGTAAGACTATTATGAGATTTTTAATGAAAGCCACATCTAGGCAAATTCTTACTTTGCAAAAGGAACAAAACTTGTAACTTAAGGTTCAATTCGTTAACATTAATGTATCAAGTGTCCagccccattttttttttttttttcataaatagtaAATAGTGATGCACTGAAATTAACACTCTTCAgccaacaaaaaagaaaaaaaaaaaaaaaagaaaagatttaataatcaattaaccaaaatagttaatatataatgaatttctattctaaatgtttctatttatgagtgtgtgtgtgtgtgtgtatataaacattttttttatttttttttttacattttcggCCAAATCTTTTCTCTTACCAAAATTTTGGAGCATCAATAAACTCACAAGATTTTTTGAACAGCTCCAACTTCTACCACCTGACTGCTGCAACAACATGCGGAAAACAATCAAAATGACAGCAGCTTTAGCCGCTGTAAAAAAGTACTTATGcagttatttcataatatttctgtTCAATAATTCCTATAATTGTCTTCTTTTAATGACTTCATTCAGGAATCATCTAAAAATAAACAAGACATACAATACTAATGTAGCATGCACACAGCACACggtgaataaaagtttttttttttttttaatagacattTGCATGTAGAACGTCGTTGTTTCCATCTAACAATTACAGTAATTATGACATGAACACAGCATTCAtctgaaatgttgaaaatgtattaacagatgtagaaataaataaaaattaataaatgcttgaaaaagtatttttcagttcgggttcatgatacctaatgcattaactaatattaactagggctgccccctaatagTCGACTAATCATTAGTTGACCAAAATTGTATTAGtcgcagaaagaaagaaaaaagctaaCTTGCTCTTAAAATAGGCTACTCTGTCATTTTTGGTCATATAGATAAGAGTAATACAACTTTGAAATATGTAAAGACTATGTTTATTCATGTGCACTCACTTTAACAACAAAacgtgcttttgtaaaataatgactgCTTTCTGCCATCTGGGTCTGTGAACTTGAGCGTGACGCTTCTGCCGGAGCGCTGTGGCAAGCTTTATACGTGTACTTGAGCACTTATTAGGCtatgtaggcaattaaaggctcataataatgacttaaatggtttattaagaaatgtgtgattagtcgactaatgcttCAAATGAACGACTAGTCGACCACAAAAGTCCTTAACCGAGGACAGCCCTAATATTAAGGAATTGAACCTTGTTGTAAAGAATtaccaaaacataaaatgatgaaatgtttaaatatggaACATTTTGACAGTTgagtaaattaaattattgaaTTCCCACCTCTTGGAGGTACAACAGGGCCAGGTTGAATATTATCATAAAAGTTGTTCATGGTTCTCACGTCAAACTTGcctaagaaataaataaacaaaaaataagagaTGGATGAAGCAAATGATCAGCACAATTTTCAACAATCACATGAAATAACGCTGTGCTATAAAGATGGCTACATTCGTGCTATTTTTACCTCTGGACTGCAGCAAGTCTGTCTCCTTCAAGGTGCAATCAATGTCAATCTGGAGCTGTCTGTTTTGCGACCGAATTCTGGTCATATCCTCGGGCTAGGAAATGTGttcgcacgcacacacacaaacacacacagagtgagtaCATGACTTTTTAACATTAGCTGCAGACATAAAAGCAGTTTATTGCTGTTAATCGCTTCACAGTAGCTTGTTAAAGTCAGAGGAAAGAGGTGACGGTTGCACTGGATGGGTACATTATGTACAGTAGTTTAACCTTTGAAAAGAGATTAATTCATAGTCTGTGAAGCATGCAGAATGTGCGAGAATTGAATGAACAGATGTGATTCATTTCCACCTTATTATGTTTGCAAGTTCTGCACCTAAATTCTAGGTATGCAGGCTAATTTTGAGAAGTTGATGAGGATTCATCCTTTCCCTTTATTAGTGATATAAAACAAGTAGGTGTGTGTTCAAAAAGATGTATTCACATGGTATAAAAGCCttgtttttgtctctctcttaCCCGAGGGATCAGGCTGGTGCTGTTCACCCGTCTGAATCGTCTCTGCAGGGCGTCAAATTCCATTTCATTCACTTCCGCCTTCAATTGCTCCAGTTTCTGCCGCTCCAGCAGGAGTTCTTTCATCAGACGCTCCATTCGAGCCCGCTGGTGCAGGAGCAGCGCTGAGGAGGAGCATTAGACACAAGTATACAAGACTGAACAACAGACACCATAAACGAATGCAAAAGAGTTGTATAACCAGCTTATTCTGGACAGGAAATTACAACTTTGACAGGAAAGTGTTATTTGATCCGATCTTGATCTGTGTGTAATTTCTAAGCAAACACATGAGGTCTTGCATAAGCAGATTCATACCTTGAGTATATGCATAGTCATCCGAGCCGGAACTGGATCGTCTAGGCAGGCGGTTGATCTGACTGGAGATGTTCGCTGGCAGGGCAGAGATGGGCAGGATCGGAGGAGGGGCGCCATGGCGTTCGCCCTGGTCCACTATATTGAGGAGGGATTCTCTCTCAACTGGTGGAGAACTTGAGGAACGCTGCACCTGTCCAGGGGACACTTTGATCTTGATGAACGCAGATGTGGCTGGCTGAGGAGAGGATGCAGGCCGGGGCCTTGCCACACCCTGGTGGACATAAATTCCTTGATGAATGGAGGCCCCGAGAGGTCCAGTCATACTAATGGCCCGGGACGGGGAGCTTGGGGAAGTGCTGGTGGCCATATAGAGAGATCCCTGCGGAGCATGTACAGGGGAGTTGCTCCGTGGCCGTTGTCCCTCCAGTGTGATCTCTATCTGGTTCTTTATAGGGCCTTTGGAGGACATAAAAGGCCTGTGGGAAACTGGCGACTGCTGGTAGGACAGCCCAGGGAGAGTGGGGGGACTTATGGGCAGAAACACCTGGGGCGGCTGCGGGACCTGATGTTGGGGAGAACTGTACGGGGACGGGTATGTAGGAGTGGCGTAAGGAGACTGCTGGTACACAGATGTCCCAGATGTGGACCAGGGAGTGGGTTGAGGACTTTGAGACGGTGAGGGACGCATGTACACGGTGTTCCCACTATAGGCACCAGGAGGGATCTGAAGCGCTTGTGGGGCAGAGGGGATGTTCTGGGACAGGGTAACTGTTATGGGAGACATGTAACGTGGGACAGGGTGGTATGTGGGCGACATGCCCTGGATGCTGGGTGGAGGGGTGGGGATGTTCGAGCGTCCTTGATCGTTCATGAAGAAGGGGTTGAAGCCAGGTGATGGCGCCATAGTAGCTGGAGCGGAGAGGGGCTCATGGAAACCACTTCGAGGATGTTCGATGTGCCCGTCGCTGGAACTGTGGACCAAAGCTCGGCCACCAGCATTATTTTTAACCCCTTCAGTTGCAGGGTAACCCACGCTAATGCGCAGCATGTGGTTCCGGTTTAAGTGCAAGTCATCTGGGCTGTGGTACTCCTCATACAGGTATCTATTACTCTCCTGAGCCAGCAGATGGCAGCAGAGGTCCAGGTTATTGTTGTTCTGAAATGGAAGACAGAGAAGTAAACTGTCTTGATCAACAACTGATGCCTCTCTGATAAATTCAGTTATGGCATTGAGCCAGAATGACACAGCAGAAAATAATAGAACTGATAAAACTTAACCCTCACTGCTCATCATTATATAATGATCTACAGGTCTCTTATAAAAagttgt
Proteins encoded:
- the LOC113107965 gene encoding TGF-beta-activated kinase 1 and MAP3K7-binding protein 3-like isoform X1, with the protein product MAQGGPQLDYHILQDLKQRFPEIPEKVVSQCLLQNNNNLDLCCHLLAQESNRYLYEEYHSPDDLHLNRNHMLRISVGYPATEGVKNNAGGRALVHSSSDGHIEHPRSGFHEPLSAPATMAPSPGFNPFFMNDQGRSNIPTPPPSIQGMSPTYHPVPRYMSPITVTLSQNIPSAPQALQIPPGAYSGNTVYMRPSPSQSPQPTPWSTSGTSVYQQSPYATPTYPSPYSSPQHQVPQPPQVFLPISPPTLPGLSYQQSPVSHRPFMSSKGPIKNQIEITLEGQRPRSNSPVHAPQGSLYMATSTSPSSPSRAISMTGPLGASIHQGIYVHQGVARPRPASSPQPATSAFIKIKVSPGQVQRSSSSPPVERESLLNIVDQGERHGAPPPILPISALPANISSQINRLPRRSSSGSDDYAYTQALLLHQRARMERLMKELLLERQKLEQLKAEVNEMEFDALQRRFRRVNSTSLIPRPEDMTRIRSQNRQLQIDIDCTLKETDLLQSRGKFDVRTMNNFYDNIQPGPVVPPRVKPPVVQRDEDFEGAQWNCESCTFLNHPALHRCEQCEMPRNT
- the LOC113107965 gene encoding TGF-beta-activated kinase 1 and MAP3K7-binding protein 3-like isoform X3 yields the protein MAQGGPQLDYHILQDLKQRFPEIPEKVVSQCLLQNNNNLDLCCHLLAQESNRYLYEEYHSPDDLHLNRNHMLRISVGYPATEGVKNNAGGRALVHSSSDGHIEHPRSGFHEPLSAPATMAPSPGFNPFFMNDQGRSNIPTPPPSIQGMSPTYHPVPRYMSPITVTLSQNIPSAPQALQIPPGAYSGNTVYMRPSPSQSPQPTPWSTSGTSVYQQSPYATPTYPSPYSSPQHQVPQPPQVFLPISPPTLPGLSYQQSPVSHRPFMSSKGPIKNQIEITLEGQRPRSNSPVHAPQGSLYMATSTSPSSPSRAISMTGPLGASIHQGIYVHQGVARPRPASSPQPATSAFIKIKVSPGQVQRSSSSPPVERESLLNIVDQGERHGAPPPILPISALPANISSQINRLPRRSSSGSDDYAYTQALLLHQRARMERLMKELLLERQKLEQLKAEVNEMEFDALQRRFRRVNSTSLIPRPEDMTRIRSQNRQLQIDIDCTLKETDLLQSRGKFDVRTMNNFYDNIQPGPVVPPRVRW
- the LOC113107965 gene encoding TGF-beta-activated kinase 1 and MAP3K7-binding protein 3-like isoform X2, with the translated sequence MAQGGPQLDYHILQDLKQRFPEIPEKVVSQCLLQNNNNLDLCCHLLAQESNRYLYEEYHSPDDLHLNRNHMLRISVGYPATEGVKNNAGGRALVHSSSDGHIEHPRSGFHEPLSAPATMAPSPGFNPFFMNDQGRSNIPTPPPSIQGMSPTYHPVPRYMSPITVTLSQNIPSAPQALQIPPGAYSGNTVYMRPSPSQSPQPTPWSTSGTSVYQQSPYATPTYPSPYSSPQHQVPQPPQVFLPISPPTLPGLSYQQSPVSHRPFMSSKGPIKNQIEITLEGQRPRSNSPVHAPQGSLYMATSTSPSSPSRAISMTGPLGASIHQGIYVHQGVARPRPASSPQPATSAFIKIKVSPGQVQRSSSSPPVERESLLNIVDQGERHGAPPPILPISALPANISSQINRLPRRSSSGSDDYAYTQALLLHQRARMERLMKELLLERQKLEQLKAEVNEMEFDALQRRFRRVNSTSLIPRPEDMTRIRSQNRQLQIDIDCTLKETDLLQSRGKFDVRTMNNFYDNIQPGPVVPPRAVRW